The DNA region CATCTCCTTGATGACCGTGTGCGCCTGGTTCTTGCGCGCCTCACGGGCCTTCATGGCCGACTCGTACTTGAACTTTCCGTAGTCCATGAGCTTGCACACCGGCGGGCGGGCCGTCGCGGCCACCTCGACTAGGTCGAGGTCGTATTCCTGTGCGAGCTCCAGGGCCTTGGCAAGCGGCACGATGCCGACCTGCTCGCCACTGGGACCGACGAGTCGCACCTCGGGGACGCGAATCCGGTCGTTGATGCGGGGCTCGGCGCTGATGGGGCCTCCTCGGGTACACGGCACGGCGGTCTGGCGGACGGCCGCGCAAGTGATGTCGTCTGTGTGACCACCGCGCCGAGACGCAGAAAACGCCCCTGACGGACACAGGCGGTGGCTCCTCAAAGACCTGGAGCACCGACGCGCGATCCGCGGGGCGCAGCCTGACCGTTGACCCGCGGCCCTGGGGGCCGTCAGGTGGGAGTTCGGAGCCTCCACTTGCGGGCTGAAGTCACTTACTCTCCAGCCGGTCGGTTTCCCAGCATACCAGGGGGCACTAACACGCCCCACCGGGGCGGTGCGAGGGCGATACGGGGCGGGAGCACGGCTGCGACGGCGGGGCCTAGGCTGGCACACATGAGCGACTCAGCTTCCAGCGGCCCGCAGGCGCCCGGCGGTCCCGACTTCGACAGCATGACCCGCGACATCGCGGACGTACCGGCGGTCGAGGTGATCACCACCGTCGCCGTGCATCTGATGAGTTCGGCGGCGGTCAACCTCGGACTGTCCGAGGGCGGGGAGGAGCACCGCGACCTGGACGAGGCGCGGAAGCTCATCCACTCGCTGGCCGGTCTCGTCACCGCGAGCGCCACGGAGATCGGCTCGTACCATGCGGCGCCGCTGCGGGACGGGCTGAAGTCGCTCCAACTGGCCTTCCGTGAGGCGTCGGCGGTGCCGGACGAGCCGGGTCAGGGGCCTGGCGAGAAGTTCACGGGGCCGGTGTTGAGCTGACGTGAGCGGGCCGCCCGCCCGGGTTCGCCCTTCGCAGGCGGCTCCGTAGGCAGGTCCTTCGGCAGCCCGGCTGAACGGCGCGGACGCCGCCGTTCAGCGCGGCGAGCCCGAGGGCTGGAGGTTGCGGTGCAGGTCCGCGCCCGCGGGCGGATGTGTGACCCGGTGCACCGCGGCCGCCAGCAGGCCGCCCACCAGCGGTGCCACGAGGAAGAGCCAGAACTGGGTCAGCGCCGCACCGCCCGCGAAGATGGCCGGGCCCAGGCTGCGGGCCGGGTTGACGGAGGCTCCCGTGAGCGGGATGCCGACCAGGCTGACCACCGCCAGCGTCAGTCCGATGGGGATGCCGCCGAAGCCCGCGATCGCGATTCTGTGCGTCATGCAGAGATAGACGTAGACGAGCAGCGCGGTCATCAGCAGCTCGGCGAGGAACGCGCCGCCGAGGTTGATCTGCACTGCCGAGCGGTCTCCGAAGCCGTTGGTGCCGAAGCTCTCGCTGGTCTTCAGCCCGGGGACCTGCTTGGCGAGGAGGAAGAGGAGCGCGGCGCCCGCGATGGCGCCGGCGAGCTGTGCGATCCAGTACTTCACCGCGGTGTGCACGTCGAGGCGCTTGGCCGCGAGCATGCCGAGGGTGACGGCCGGGTTCACATGGGCGCCGGAGACCGGTCCGAAGAGGTACGCGACTGCGAGCAGCGTGAAGCCGAAGGTCAGGGCGATGCCGAGCGTCCCGATGTACTCGCCCGACAGCACCGTGGCGCCCACTCCGAAGAAGACGAGCACCAGGGTCCCCAGGAATTCCGCCGCGGTGGTCTGGAGTTCCGTCTCGGTCTGCATGGCACTCCCCACAGTCGGGATCGGTCGTCCACCATCCTCCGCCGCACGCGCCGGGCTCGCATGTCGAGCGGGACGGGCACGCAAGGGCGGGGCGGCACAAGGGGAACGGGCGCGAACGGGGCGCGTGACCGTACGGGAGTGAGGGCGCGTCAGCGGCGGTAGAGGGCGCTCCCGGGCAGCGAGGTGCCGGGCGGAAGGAGGGCGATCTCCAGTCCGCTCAGGAGGCGGGAGCGCAGCGTCTCGTCGGACGCCAGGGCACCGGCGAGGCGCCGCACCGCGGCGGAGGCCGCCTCGGTGTCGGCCGAGGTCCCCGGGTCGAGGGTCAGTGCGAGGGTGCCGTCGGACCGCGGGCCGCCGGGGGCGAGATACGCGCCCGTCACCTCGGGCTCGGCGGCCAGCAGCGTACGGAGCGCGGCGGCGACCCGGGCGTCGGCGGAGGCGTCCGTGCCGGTGCGGCCCTCGGCGAGAGCACGCAGCGCCGGGCCGGTGAGCTGGTATGTGACCGGGCCTGCGAGGTCCAGTACGAGGGTGTCGGCCTGCTCGTGGGCGAGCGCCTGGAGCGCCTGGTGCAGCGGTACGGCGACGGGGCGGGCCGCGGCGTCCCAGCGGGCGAGGGAGTCGGTGCTGGTGAACGCGGGCAGCGCGCGGCGACCTTGGGGGAGGTCAGCGTCGGAACGGCCATGTCGCTGGTCTTCTCCCCGCCCGCCGCGCGTGGGTCCGGCCCGCCCGTCTCCTCCCCCGCTTCTCGCTGCCCCGGGGCCGCGCCCGAAGCCGGGTCCGGCGAGGGGTCCGAGCGTTCCACCGCGACGACGGGCACCAGCAGCCGCGCCCGGGTCAGTGCCTCCAACACGCGCTGTTCGGCGCCCGGCCGTGCCGGGTCGGTCCGCCAGGCGGCGAGCGCCTCGGCCAGAGCGGGGTCGGCGGAGCCGTCGTCGTCGGCGAAGCCGGGGTCGGGGATCTCCTTGAGCGCCACGGGCCTGAGCTTAGTTCCGTACGGACGCGCCTCTTCACGCCGGGGCGAGAGCGGAACGGACGGGGAGCACGGGCTCGAAAGCCGGGGTCGTGCGCCCGGAAACCCGCCGCCGCCCCGGCCGCCTCAGCCGGCGCGCCGTCTCTGCCGCGCGCCGTCTCAGCGTCGACACAACTCAGCCGCGCGGCAGACGCGAGCGTGCCCCGCGCAGAGTCTCCAGGCTCACGCCCTTGTGCACCGCCACCGCGCCCCCGATCAGCAGCAGCCCCAGCACGGCGGCCATGGTCGCCAGCCAGCCCGCGCTCGGCCCGTCGTCCGGGCCGGTGCCGAAGAACTCGCTCCTGTAGGGCGGCTGGCTGGGCTGCTGCTTGCGCGGCTTGATGTTCGTGCCCATCTCGATGGCCGCCGCGGGGTCGACGACTCCCGTGCCCAGGGCGTCGCTGCGTCCGCCCTCGGGAGTGTGGCGGGCGGTGTCGGAGATCAGGTCCTTGATCTGGGCCGGGCTGAGATCGGGGTGTGCGGCCCGTACGAGCGCGACCGCGCCAGAGGCGAAGGCCGAGGCCGCGCTGGTGCCCCAGCCCTCGTAGTAATGCCGGTCCGGGTCGGCGATCAGCACCTGCTTGCCGGGGGCGGCGACCGTCGCGTACCAGCGCCGCGTGGAGAACGACGCCCGTGCCCCGCGGCGGTCGACGGCCGTGACCGCGACGACCCCGGGATAGGCCGCAGGATAGGAGACGTGGTCGCCCTCCTCGCCGCCGTTCCCGGCGGAGGCGACGACGACCGCGCCCTTGCGCTGCGCGTAGCGGACGGCGGCGTCCTCGCCCGGCTCCGGGTGCGCTGAGCTGCTGTCGTCCCCGAGGGAGAGGTTGATGACGTCGGCGCCCTTGTCGGCGGCCCAGCGGATACCGGCGGCGAGGGCGGTGGGCCGCTGGTCGCGCGCTTCCTTGCGCTTGGGGTCGCTGTCCTCCAGCAGTACCCGTACGGGGAGGATCCTGGCGTCCGGGGCGACGCCGAGGACGCCGAGCTTGCGGCCCTTGCCGTGTCCGTGCCCGGCGATGATGCCCGCCATGGCGGTGCCGTGCCGCGCCCAGGCGCGGTCTCCCTTCTTCGCGCCCATGCCGAGGAAGTCCTTGCCGCCGTGTACGGCGCCCTTCAGATCGGGGTGGCTCGGGTCGACGCCGGTGTCGAGCACGGCGACGGTGATGCCCTTGCCCCTGGTGGTCTTCCAGGCGTCCGAGGCGTGGATGGCCTTCAGGCCCCACTGCTGGCGCTGGATGCCCTCGCCGTCCGCCGCTGCCGCGCTTCCGGCCGCGGGCAGCAGCGGGAGGATGCCGAGCGCCCCCGCGAGCACCGCCGACGTGAGACGGCGGGAGTGGCCGCGTACGGGCCCGCTGCGTGCAAGTCGTGTGCGTACGGGCGCAGTCGGGGGCCCGGACCCCGGCGCGGCCGTGGGCTTCGCAGAAGGAGTGCCGGGCCGGGCGGACGTGGTGCCGGGCCCCGCGGGCCGGGGGTCCCCGCTTCGAAGGTCCGCGGTACGGGGGTCTTTCACTGGTCGTCCTCCGCTTCTCCTGCCGCACTGCGCAGCCGGCGCTCGATGCGGTCCGCGATGCCCTGTGCGTCATGGCCGAGTCCGGCCTGCGCCGCGGCGGAGGTCTCGCCCTTCTCGGTCGCCTCGGCCGCGGGCTGCGGATCGCTGACCACACGTCCGTCGGCGAAACCGCTCACCGCGTAGACGACGACGGGAGCGTCGGAGAGCACCCGTATCGTCCAGCTCGCCCGCTGCGCGTCGCCGAAGTCGGCCGAGACCGTGCCGCGTGACCCGTAGGGACGTGGCATGAGGTCGGTGCGTTCGCTGAGGTTCTCCACGGCGAACCGCTTGCGCAGCGCTCGCATGCCCGCCCCCTCGGAGCGGGTGAAGAGCAGTCCTACGGTGGTGACGCTGCTGGTGGTCTCGTCGGCGTAGGTCGCCCGCACCAGGCGGCTGCATCCCACGGGCGAGAGTGCCTTGGCCAGCAACGGGTCGAACGCGCCCCGGCAGTTGCTGTCCGGGGCGACCGCGACGCGCAGCCAGCGGCGGTCGGCGCCGCCGGGCCCCGCTCCCCGTCCCTCCAGTACGCGGGGGAAGAGCCGGTCGACGGAGTTGTTGTGCCACGCGGCGCGCATCTCGTCGAACGAGCCGTCGGTGACCGCCTGTTGGCCGGGGTCGTCGGTGAACAGCGTGCCGGCGGCGGCACCGCCCAGCAGCCCGACGCCCAGCACGAGGCAGACGGCGGCGGCGACTGTGCGCGGCGCGGGACGGTTGTGCACGGGCTCGTCACGTACGGGCCTCAACTGCCAGGTGGCGGGGCCCGAGTCGGGGGGTCCGCCGGGACTCGCGGGCGGGGTGGCGGGCATCGGCGGGCGCTGCGGCGGTACGGCGCCCGGCCGCCCGGCGCCACCAGCGGTGCCGGGCCCGGAGTTGCCGCCTTCCGGTCCGCTGCTGCCTCTGGCTCCCGAGCCGCCCTGGCCGTCGGCCCCCGTGGCGGAACCCCCGCGGCTTGCCGTTCCCGACGTCAGCGGCTCCCCGGTAGGCGGCGGTGGCTGGGGAGTCGAGGAGGGCCAGGGCACGCGTGGCCCTCCGGGGGGAGCGGAAGAGGGGGACGGGGCGGACGAGGGCCGGGGGCCGGCGGGCCTGGATGCGTCCGATTCCGTGTCGTGCGGCATCTGTGGGGTGGGCTCGTCTCTCTGGGGATGCTCCACGGGCGCGCCCGTACGCGGAGACGCGGAGGGGCGCGGGGGAAATGCGGGGCGTGGCGGGACCTGGGGACGTCCGGGAATCGAGTCCGGTGAAGGGTCCGGGGAGTGTGTGCGGTCGGCGTCAGTGCTCATCTGCACCCCTCCCGCGCGCAGTGCCACCCCACACGATCCCTTTCGGGGCATGCCGGTTCGTATCGGACAGCACGCCGCTGGTCCAGACTCATCACAGCGTGCGGCCGTCACTCTACGGTGCGAACTGGTGGTCCCGGCAACCCGGTCGGGCAGATGGCAGGGCTGTCCTGCACGGCTCGGCTCTGGCAAGCTGCCGGGGTGCCCGACGTCGAACCGGACCCCGCGTCCCGTACAGAAGCACGCTCCACGGCCCGTCCAGCGGCCGGTCACGGAGCAGGTCCCGCGGCCGACCGCGGCCGCTACGACCGTGCGACGGCCCATCTCGATGCGCCGCTCGCCATCGTGGATCTCCAGGCGTTCGACGCGAACGCCGACGATCTGGTGCGCCGTGCCGGTGGCAAGCCGGTGCGCGTGGCGAGCAAGTCGGTGCGCTGCCGTGCCCTGTTGGAGCGTGTGCTCGCCCGCGAGGGATTCGCCGGGGTACTGAGCTTCACCCTCGCCGAGTCCCTGTGGCTGGCGCGCTCGGGCATCGACGACGTACTGCTGGCGTATCCGTCGGCCGACCGCTCCGGCTTCGCAGAACTGGCCGCGGACGAGAAGCTCGCGCGCAGCGTGACCGTGATGGTGGACGACATCGCGCAGCTCGACCTCATCGACGCCGCGCGGGACGGCGGCACCCAGGAGATCCGGGTCTGCCTCGAACTCGACACGTCCCTGCGGCTGTTGGGCGGGCGCATCCGTGTCGGTGCACGTCGCTCGCCGCTGCACTCTCCCTCCCGGCTGGCCGAGCTGGCCCGCTCCGTGACCCGCCGCGAGGGGTTCCGGCTGACCGGACTGATGGCCTACGAGGGGCACATCGCGGGCGTGGGCGACGACGCTCCCGGCAACTGGCCGCGCTCGCGCGGCGTACGGCTGATGCAGGCCGCCGCTCGGCGCGAACTGGCCGCCCGCCGGGCCGCGGCCGTAGCCGCGGTGCGCCGGGTCGCCCCGGATCTGGAGCTGGTCAACGGGGGCGGCACGGGCAGCGTTCAGCACACTGCCGCCGAGGACGCCGTCACGGAGATCGCCGCCGGCTCCGGCCTGTTCACGCCGCGCCTCTTCGACCACTACACGTCGTTCACGGGCAGGCCCGCCGCGCTCTTCGCGCTGCCCGTCGTACGCAGGCCGGGCGTCGGTGTGGTGACCGTGCTGGGCGGCGGATATCCGGCATCGGGGGCGCCGGGCGCGGACAGGCTGCCGCAGCCGTTCCTTCCGCGTGGTCTGCGCTACGACAGGCAGGAGGGCGCCGGGGAGGTGCAGACGCCGCTGCTGGGGGCCGCCGCGGACGACCTGCTGGTGGGCGACCGCGTGTGGTTCCGGCATGCCAAGGCCGGTGAGCTGTGCGAGCGTTTCGACACCCTGCACGCCGTGGAAGGCGACCGCGTCACCGCCTCGCTGCCGACGTACCGGGGCGAGGGCCACACGTTCCTCTGAGCGCCGACCGGCTGCCCGGCGGCCGTCGTGAGTCCGGCGGCCGTCGTGAGTGCGGCGGTTCGACTACGACGGCAACGGCCCTCAGACGTCCTTGCCCGGGGTGCCGCCTGTGCCCTCGTCCTCCTTGACCCCCTCGGCCAGCTTGTCCATGTCGCTGAGCGGAGGCGCGGAGCGCGCGATGTCGAAGCCGGTGCGCAACAGCAGCATCTCGCCCGAGCCGTCGGGGTGGGTGAAGGCCACCGACTCCACGTAGGCGTCCGGCTTGGTGCGGTTGACGATCTTCCAGCGCACCCGGTACGCCTCCTCGCCCGCGACCGAGGTCTTCTCGGAGGCCACCGCCTCGTGCGAGGTGATGCCGCCGTAAGTCCCCTTGCTGTAGGCGGTCTTGGCGAACCGTTCGATGTCCCTCTTCGCCGTGTCCTCGGCGCTGGCGGTGTCCGTCGGGGCGACGACGATGGAGGACGAGCCGCGCAGACAGCTCTCGTCCTTGCTGCCGGGGCATCTGTACTCGCCGGTGGTGACCATCGGCCCGAACGGGTCGTGCCGCCAGCCCTCCAGCACGGGCAGATCGACCCCGGTGGCCGGTACTTCGCTCTCCGGGCCCTCCGGCCCCTCCGGTCCGTCCGGCTCCGGTCCCGGCTGCGTGGGCTCGCCGTTCGGGGCTCCGCCGCCCGCCTCGTCGCGCGGTGCGCTGTCCGCGCCCACCACGAAGGTGAGCACGGCGCTGACGACGAGCGCGGTGACGAGCACCGCCGCGCCCACGACACCCGCGACGAGAGGACCGCGCACGGCCGCCTTGGTACGGGTCTGGCCCGTCCAGGAGGAGCCGTCCCACCACCGTTCCGCGGAGGGCGAGTTGGCTCTCTGCGCCGGGTCGGGGTCGGGGTACCAGCCGGGCGGCGTCGTCATGCTCACGCTTGCACTGTAGGACAACAGTTGTACGAATCACATGGCCGCCGCCCGGCCCGGGCCCCCTGCCCCGTACCGGTCAGAGAGGCGTCACATACGCACCGGAGATGCCGCCGTCGACCATGAAGTCCGTGGCGTTGACGAACGACGCGTCGTCGCTGGCCAGGAAGGCGACAGCGGCGGCGATCTCCTCCGGCTCGGCGAAGCGTCCGGGCGGTACGTGCACCAGGCGGCGCTGTGCCCGCTCCGGGTCCTTCGCGAACAGCTCCTTCAGCAACGGGGTGTTGACGGGCCCCGGGCAGAGCGCGTTGACCCTGATGCCCTCACGGGCGAACTGCACGCCCAGCTCCCGCGACATCGCCAGCACGCCGCCCTTGGACGCGGTGTAGCTGATCTGCGACGTGGCGGCCCCCAGCACCGCGACGAAGGAGGCGGTGTTGATGATCGAGCCACGCCCCTGCCGCTGCATGTACGGGATGACGTGCTTGCAGCACAGATACACCGAGGTGAGGTTCACCTGCTGTACGCGCTGCCAGGCGTCGATGCCGGTGGTGAGGATCGAGTCGTCGTCGGGCGGGGAGATCCCGGCGTTGTTGAACGCGATGTCGACCGAGCCGTAAGTCTCGTACGCCGTACGGAAAAGCGCCTCGACCTGCCCGGAGTCGGTGACGTCCGACTCCACGTACAGTCCGCCGGTCTCCTCGGCCGCGGCCTTGCCGCGCTCGCCGTCGACGTCGGCGCAGACCACATGTGCGCCCTCGGCGGCCAGCCGCCGCGCGGAGGCGAGGCCGATGCCGCTGCCGGCGCCGGTCACCACGGCGGTACGGCCCGTCAGTCGGCGGCAGTCTGCGGCCTGCGCGGGGCCGTTGAGCGGTTCGGTCACTGCTGCTCCTCCGTGCTGATGAAGACGTTCTTCGTCTCGGTGAAGGCGGCGAGGGCGTCGGGGCCCAGCTCACGGCCGAGGCCCGACTGCTTGTAGCCGCCGAAGGGGGTCGAATAGCGCACGGCGCTATGGGAGTTGACGGACAGGTTGCCCGCCGCGACGGCACGGGAGACCCGCAGGGCACGCCCCACGTCCCGGGTCCAGACCGAACCGGCGAGCCCGTACTCGGAGTCGTTGGCGATGCGGACGGCCTCCTCCTCGTCGTCGAAGGGGATCGCCACGGCGACGGGGCCGAAGATCTCCTCGGCGCTGCGCCGCTCGCCGGGCCGTCCCTCCAGCACGGTCGCCGGATACCAGAAGCCCTTGCCCGCGGGGACCTCGCGCGCGGATCAGCGCGGGCTCGTCCTCCGGTACGTAGCCGCGCACGCGTTCACGCTGGCGGTGCGAGATCAGCGGGCCCATCTGAGTCGACGGATCGGCCGGATCGCCCGCCGCGAAGGTCTTCACCGCGGGC from Streptomyces marispadix includes:
- a CDS encoding DUF1844 domain-containing protein gives rise to the protein MSDSASSGPQAPGGPDFDSMTRDIADVPAVEVITTVAVHLMSSAAVNLGLSEGGEEHRDLDEARKLIHSLAGLVTASATEIGSYHAAPLRDGLKSLQLAFREASAVPDEPGQGPGEKFTGPVLS
- a CDS encoding MIP family channel protein, yielding MQTETELQTTAAEFLGTLVLVFFGVGATVLSGEYIGTLGIALTFGFTLLAVAYLFGPVSGAHVNPAVTLGMLAAKRLDVHTAVKYWIAQLAGAIAGAALLFLLAKQVPGLKTSESFGTNGFGDRSAVQINLGGAFLAELLMTALLVYVYLCMTHRIAIAGFGGIPIGLTLAVVSLVGIPLTGASVNPARSLGPAIFAGGAALTQFWLFLVAPLVGGLLAAAVHRVTHPPAGADLHRNLQPSGSPR
- the mycP gene encoding type VII secretion-associated serine protease mycosin, which gives rise to MLAGALGILPLLPAAGSAAAADGEGIQRQQWGLKAIHASDAWKTTRGKGITVAVLDTGVDPSHPDLKGAVHGGKDFLGMGAKKGDRAWARHGTAMAGIIAGHGHGKGRKLGVLGVAPDARILPVRVLLEDSDPKRKEARDQRPTALAAGIRWAADKGADVINLSLGDDSSSAHPEPGEDAAVRYAQRKGAVVVASAGNGGEEGDHVSYPAAYPGVVAVTAVDRRGARASFSTRRWYATVAAPGKQVLIADPDRHYYEGWGTSAASAFASGAVALVRAAHPDLSPAQIKDLISDTARHTPEGGRSDALGTGVVDPAAAIEMGTNIKPRKQQPSQPPYRSEFFGTGPDDGPSAGWLATMAAVLGLLLIGGAVAVHKGVSLETLRGARSRLPRG
- a CDS encoding alanine racemase, which produces MPDVEPDPASRTEARSTARPAAGHGAGPAADRGRYDRATAHLDAPLAIVDLQAFDANADDLVRRAGGKPVRVASKSVRCRALLERVLAREGFAGVLSFTLAESLWLARSGIDDVLLAYPSADRSGFAELAADEKLARSVTVMVDDIAQLDLIDAARDGGTQEIRVCLELDTSLRLLGGRIRVGARRSPLHSPSRLAELARSVTRREGFRLTGLMAYEGHIAGVGDDAPGNWPRSRGVRLMQAAARRELAARRAAAVAAVRRVAPDLELVNGGGTGSVQHTAAEDAVTEIAAGSGLFTPRLFDHYTSFTGRPAALFALPVVRRPGVGVVTVLGGGYPASGAPGADRLPQPFLPRGLRYDRQEGAGEVQTPLLGAAADDLLVGDRVWFRHAKAGELCERFDTLHAVEGDRVTASLPTYRGEGHTFL
- a CDS encoding DUF2510 domain-containing protein — its product is MTTPPGWYPDPDPAQRANSPSAERWWDGSSWTGQTRTKAAVRGPLVAGVVGAAVLVTALVVSAVLTFVVGADSAPRDEAGGGAPNGEPTQPGPEPDGPEGPEGPESEVPATGVDLPVLEGWRHDPFGPMVTTGEYRCPGSKDESCLRGSSSIVVAPTDTASAEDTAKRDIERFAKTAYSKGTYGGITSHEAVASEKTSVAGEEAYRVRWKIVNRTKPDAYVESVAFTHPDGSGEMLLLRTGFDIARSAPPLSDMDKLAEGVKEDEGTGGTPGKDV
- a CDS encoding 3-oxoacyl-ACP reductase, which produces MTEPLNGPAQAADCRRLTGRTAVVTGAGSGIGLASARRLAAEGAHVVCADVDGERGKAAAEETGGLYVESDVTDSGQVEALFRTAYETYGSVDIAFNNAGISPPDDDSILTTGIDAWQRVQQVNLTSVYLCCKHVIPYMQRQGRGSIINTASFVAVLGAATSQISYTASKGGVLAMSRELGVQFAREGIRVNALCPGPVNTPLLKELFAKDPERAQRRLVHVPPGRFAEPEEIAAAVAFLASDDASFVNATDFMVDGGISGAYVTPL